The following nucleotide sequence is from Psychroflexus torquis ATCC 700755.
TATAAATTTCAGTTGAGATAGAATCCCCCTCTGTATAATCGAACGTGATAATATCCGTCAATGTATCGTGTTGCAGATAAGATTGATTGATATCCAACAGATACTCGTCAGAACAAAAAACATAGGTTAATTCTCCTAGGGTTTTTTGCTCACTTTTGATAACCGATAACAACCATAACCGATACTCTTCTTGATTAGAAATATCGAAATCTGTAGTGCTATAAAAATTAATTAGATCTGCCATCAAAATAAATATTAATCAGTTTTTTATATTGAGGTTGCAAAGGTAATTGTTGTCTATTTAAAATCTCGGTTGTGTTAAAATATTCTTTAGCTTTCTCAACCCAAGGTTCAGAGTTCGAATTAAATTCTTTTTTGTTGGTTTTAGCTTGGCGATCTTCATCTTGACCTTGTTGGTTTGCCGCTTTCTTCAATTTTAGGAGTTGGTGTTTTACAGCATCCATTTGCTGTAATAAATCATTGCTAAATCCCTTCATCAAAAGCTCTTGTTCCAAACGATCTAGACTTTTTGTAAGCTCATTGGTATTTCCGTCCAGACCTAAACGTTTAATTTCATTCTCCAGCTGATTTCTTAAGTCTTGCTGTTGTTTATAAATCTGATATACTTCTCCGCTCATCTGTTCATTTCCTTGTTGAGATCCTTTCTTTTTACCGCTTCCCTCTCCATCTTCATTATTTCCTTCCTCTCCTTTCTCGCCGTCTCCTTTTTCGCCACCTTCAGAATCTTCTCCGCTCTTCCCTTTTTCACCTTTTTTCTCTCCTCCCTTTTCAGGTTTTGAAGATTCTCCCTGACCTTTAGATTTGCCTTTCTGCATTTGTTTTTGAAGCTCCTCATGAGACTTGATAATATCAGACAATTGTTCTCCCGGCTGGCTACCACTTGGTTTTGGTTTACCAGACCCTTTCATCTGGTTTTTCATTTGATCCAAAGCGACGTCTAGCATGCTCGACAATTCATTTGCAAACATCATGGTATATTGCTGACTACTCGTTCCCATTCTCACTTCATTCTCCGCCAAGCGTTCTAAAGACTTTTCAATATTGAAATTGATATCGGATATTTTGTTATTCACCTCTTCTGTAATCATTGGTGTTCGCATCGCTAAGGCATATAAGCTATCATCTGCATGCTTGAAGTTTTCTCTGAGCTCTGCTTGTCGTTTAAGCTCGGAGGCGTAGGCAGGATTGGAATTAGACATGCTTTTAAAGCTTTCCATAAGTCCTTCTTGTTCTTGAGAAAAAAGGATCAAATTGTTTAAAATCTGTCTCAACATATCTGCATCCTCAGCAGCTTGCTCCATACTCGAGGACATCATAGATTGTTGCATTTTTTCAGATAGAGATTTCATTTTTTCAGAGGCTTTTTTCTGCTTTTCTTGGGCCTTCTCTTTCTGTGAAGCGCTTTCTTCGGGGTCCTCACTATTTTCTTCGCTACTTTCTAGCTCTTCTTTAGCCTCCTCTTGGTCTTGGTCAATTTCTTCCTCTAGAGCTTTATCACTTCCTATGTCCATAGGGGCTTTTAGGTCTTCGTTTTTCTCTTCCAATTCCTTTAAGTCCTCTTTCAGTTTATCAAATTTTTCATTGAGTTTTTCCTGTTCCTCAGAGGTGTTTTCTTCTGCTTCAGAGAGGTCTTCTTGTTCTCTAGCCAAATTCTTAAGTTCTTCTGCTAGCTTTTCAGTTTTCTTTTCAACATAAAATCGCTTGGTTAGTTCCAGAAGTTGCTCCAAATTTTTCTCTTGCTTTTTAGATTCCTTGTCGAAATTTTCCAGCTTTTGATTGAGTTCTTCTCTATCGATTTTATCTCGTAACTCATCCAATTCCTTTAAGAGCTCTTGGTTTTTTTCAATTTGTTTTTGGTTTTTCTCTAGTCGGTCTTCTAGGTTTTCTTTTGCTTTATCTTGTTCTTCAGGATTCAATTTTTTAAAATCTTCCTTTAAGCGTTCGCTATAATTCTTCATCATTTCCATCCGCTGCTTTTGGCGCTTTATGAAATTATCTAGCTTTTGCTTTTCTGTATAATCCAGATTCTTTTCTTTTCTCTGTTTATTTTGGAGCTCACGGAGAGTTGCGTTGCTTTCTTTTTGCTGTTTTAATTCCTCAGATAACTTTTCAACAGCCGTGTTTTGTCGCTTTAGATTTTCAGTAGATTCTTCAAGCTCTGTTTTTTGGCGGTAAGAAAATACTTTAGACTTGGACGATTTTCTACCATTCACTTCATCATTATCGTACACCTCAAAATAGTATGAATAGTCGGTCCCCGCCATCAGATCTATATCTTCATTTGGAAACGCATAAGAAAATTCAGCATAATTACTTTTAGAAATTTCTATCTCTTTTTTAGTCGTAACATCTTTATTACTAGTAGAGTAATAGATCAATTGTAGTTCAGTTAACCTATAATCGTCGGTAATCTTACCGAAAAAATAAGACTGCTCTAGAAGTAAGCTGTCCTTTTTTTCCTGTAAAACTATCTTGGGGAACTCATCCTTGATGACTTCTATGCTGTAATTGAGAACATCGTAGTTTTTAAAATTAGAATTGGAGGTAGATATAGAATAGTCTACCGATGTCTTCTGAATTTGTGTCAAACTGAATTCAGTATTGGAAGACTCAAATTCGATCTGTTTTTCATTTAAATTAAACACCACTTGATCGGTGGTCTCGGTTGAAATAATCCATTCAATGTCGGTCCCTTCTGGTACAGAAGCATTTCCAGTTCCAGAGATTGTCTTGGAAGCCTGATTGGTGTAAGCAGGGAAATTTAGCCTCATTTCCATAT
It contains:
- the ybeY gene encoding rRNA maturation RNase YbeY; this translates as MADLINFYSTTDFDISNQEEYRLWLLSVIKSEQKTLGELTYVFCSDEYLLDINQSYLQHDTLTDIITFDYTEGDSISTEIYISIDRVKENAEEFGVDFEKELKRVMAHGVLHCCGYKDLTQEEKDLMRAKENLKIELFHVEQK
- a CDS encoding DUF4175 family protein is translated as MQNYDIIEKKLERFIKKFYSNLLIKGALLFVGISLLLFIFISALEYFLWFSSGLRTFLFWTVLAIELLLLFKLILVPAGQLFKISKGINYSEASDYIGTHFPEVSDKLKNILQLKAQGAQGELLLASIEQKSKDLKSVPFQVAIDFTQNLKYLRLLAIPVLILLAIWISGLGDSFSSSYKRLVNYDTAYEPPAPFQFTILNPSLQVAKGKSFRLNVKTLGDIKPEDVQIEIEGEAYSLIEEKGVFYYTFNSVNDSKRFQLKANTVVSKVYELSALDIPILKDMEMRLNFPAYTNQASKTISGTGNASVPEGTDIEWIISTETTDQVVFNLNEKQIEFESSNTEFSLTQIQKTSVDYSISTSNSNFKNYDVLNYSIEVIKDEFPKIVLQEKKDSLLLEQSYFFGKITDDYRLTELQLIYYSTSNKDVTTKKEIEISKSNYAEFSYAFPNEDIDLMAGTDYSYYFEVYDNDEVNGRKSSKSKVFSYRQKTELEESTENLKRQNTAVEKLSEELKQQKESNATLRELQNKQRKEKNLDYTEKQKLDNFIKRQKQRMEMMKNYSERLKEDFKKLNPEEQDKAKENLEDRLEKNQKQIEKNQELLKELDELRDKIDREELNQKLENFDKESKKQEKNLEQLLELTKRFYVEKKTEKLAEELKNLAREQEDLSEAEENTSEEQEKLNEKFDKLKEDLKELEEKNEDLKAPMDIGSDKALEEEIDQDQEEAKEELESSEENSEDPEESASQKEKAQEKQKKASEKMKSLSEKMQQSMMSSSMEQAAEDADMLRQILNNLILFSQEQEGLMESFKSMSNSNPAYASELKRQAELRENFKHADDSLYALAMRTPMITEEVNNKISDINFNIEKSLERLAENEVRMGTSSQQYTMMFANELSSMLDVALDQMKNQMKGSGKPKPSGSQPGEQLSDIIKSHEELQKQMQKGKSKGQGESSKPEKGGEKKGEKGKSGEDSEGGEKGDGEKGEEGNNEDGEGSGKKKGSQQGNEQMSGEVYQIYKQQQDLRNQLENEIKRLGLDGNTNELTKSLDRLEQELLMKGFSNDLLQQMDAVKHQLLKLKKAANQQGQDEDRQAKTNKKEFNSNSEPWVEKAKEYFNTTEILNRQQLPLQPQYKKLINIYFDGRSN